One window from the genome of Calditrichota bacterium encodes:
- a CDS encoding TIGR00730 family Rossman fold protein: protein MKKNSKRPDVAYENRNFLKSGSARPIRILAEYLEPVSRLRKYRIKDTIVFYGSARALPMNEAQEKYSEIVKREGFDPDKNEMDRITLSEAKSMVKLAEYYEDARELARRLTQWSMSLQNGQRFIICSGGGPGMMEAANRGAFEAGGMSIGMNISIPHEQFPNPYISPELNFQFHYFFMRKFWFMYLAKALVVMPGGFGTLDELFEVLTLIQTKKLQKVIPIILFGSEYWKDVLHFNKFVEWGTIHESDLSLFNFADTVDEAYDFLVRELSKRFLGKRKFWYL, encoded by the coding sequence ATGAAAAAGAATTCAAAAAGACCGGATGTGGCTTATGAGAATAGAAATTTTCTGAAGAGTGGTTCGGCCAGGCCCATTCGCATTCTGGCAGAATATTTGGAGCCGGTCAGCAGGCTTCGTAAATACCGAATCAAGGATACCATTGTCTTTTACGGGTCGGCACGCGCCCTTCCCATGAACGAAGCACAAGAAAAATACTCCGAAATTGTAAAACGAGAGGGGTTTGACCCGGACAAAAATGAAATGGATCGAATTACGCTTTCGGAGGCAAAATCCATGGTTAAACTGGCCGAGTATTACGAAGATGCCCGTGAACTGGCCCGCCGGCTCACGCAATGGTCGATGTCTCTGCAAAATGGCCAGCGTTTTATCATTTGTTCCGGAGGGGGCCCCGGGATGATGGAAGCCGCCAATCGCGGCGCTTTTGAGGCGGGTGGGATGAGCATTGGGATGAACATTAGCATTCCCCACGAGCAATTCCCCAACCCCTATATTTCCCCGGAACTGAATTTCCAGTTCCACTACTTTTTTATGCGGAAATTCTGGTTTATGTATCTGGCCAAAGCACTCGTCGTTATGCCCGGCGGTTTTGGAACACTGGATGAACTTTTCGAAGTGCTAACCCTGATTCAGACCAAAAAGCTTCAAAAGGTCATTCCGATCATTTTATTCGGATCGGAATACTGGAAAGACGTGCTTCATTTCAATAAATTCGTCGAGTGGGGAACGATTCATGAATCGGATTTGTCGCTTTTTAACTTTGCAGATACGGTGGATGAAGCCTACGATTTTCTGGTACGGGAACTCTCCAAGCGATTTCTGGGAAAGCGAAAATTTTGGTACCTGTAA
- a CDS encoding DUF4412 domain-containing protein, producing the protein MKGLKTGLRFHLIVAFLFFYTGSLPLWGQVFEGYWEQVGQVTSLLPMMGKTVEKEDHRIFITADKIKTVDLNDGRTNIFRYDRKMIYRLDPANKTVAEISFSNFETMMKRNWQRMDRINQRMREKMKSLTPRQRRLLIQLLGGDPGKTAYQSPKITVRWLPGSKTILGYRCRHLQLLANGTVLMDADWTKDIRLPRKMFEIFYQFGYFPYKLPERIRTIDGFPLKSRLNISFGAAKISSETRVTKIRRTHVARKEFDIPKSYKSIPWTYMKLF; encoded by the coding sequence ATGAAAGGGCTTAAAACAGGCCTTCGGTTTCACCTGATCGTGGCCTTCCTCTTTTTTTACACGGGTTCTCTCCCTCTGTGGGGTCAGGTTTTCGAGGGCTACTGGGAACAGGTCGGACAGGTTACCTCACTGCTTCCCATGATGGGAAAAACCGTAGAGAAAGAAGATCACCGTATTTTTATAACTGCGGATAAAATCAAAACGGTGGATTTAAATGACGGCCGAACAAATATTTTCAGATATGACCGGAAGATGATTTACCGACTGGACCCTGCCAATAAAACGGTGGCGGAAATTTCCTTTTCGAATTTTGAAACCATGATGAAGCGCAATTGGCAGCGGATGGATCGTATCAATCAACGTATGCGGGAAAAAATGAAATCCCTGACCCCTCGTCAGCGCAGACTCCTGATTCAATTGCTGGGCGGAGATCCCGGAAAAACGGCCTACCAGTCGCCGAAAATTACCGTCCGGTGGCTGCCCGGATCAAAAACGATTCTGGGTTACCGGTGCCGCCATCTTCAACTGTTGGCCAATGGCACCGTTTTAATGGATGCCGATTGGACAAAGGACATCCGGCTGCCGCGAAAAATGTTTGAAATATTTTATCAATTCGGTTATTTCCCCTACAAATTACCGGAACGTATCCGAACCATTGACGGATTTCCCCTGAAAAGCCGATTAAACATCTCGTTTGGCGCAGCAAAAATTTCTTCTGAAACACGGGTTACGAAAATACGTCGGACACATGTGGCCCGTAAAGAATTTGACATCCCAAAATCTTACAAATCGATTCCCTGGACGTACATGAAACTATTTTAG
- a CDS encoding DMT family transporter has protein sequence MKTKGSLIVAALFSAVFWGGSFPIVKYGLRYIKPLWFADFRMLVAFLAMYPFIKNKRQFWKLPRGIWWLGLFNAGGYALQFLGMETTTAAKASFFVSINVIFVVIFAHFFLREKLTWEKYGAIVLSFIGIYLLTMGTYGFHMREGSPLGDGLVLLAGVSWAVFIILGKKMLEQSAASVFEIVTTFVLATVVFLTPLAVLFEPFPTHFSGQELEIVLLTAIVFTSVPFYFWSVSLKGLTATLTSFLTLTEILFAVLFSAIFLGERLQGTEIIGGILLVLAIVVVSLRQ, from the coding sequence ATGAAAACCAAGGGTTCTTTGATCGTAGCGGCTCTTTTTTCGGCTGTTTTTTGGGGAGGGTCGTTTCCAATTGTGAAATACGGATTGCGGTATATCAAACCCTTGTGGTTTGCCGATTTTCGGATGCTCGTTGCGTTTCTGGCCATGTACCCGTTTATTAAGAACAAACGGCAATTCTGGAAACTTCCGCGAGGAATCTGGTGGCTGGGATTATTTAACGCAGGGGGGTACGCCTTGCAGTTTTTGGGGATGGAAACAACCACAGCCGCCAAGGCGTCCTTTTTTGTAAGTATTAATGTGATTTTTGTGGTCATTTTTGCCCATTTTTTTCTTCGTGAAAAGTTGACCTGGGAAAAATACGGTGCAATCGTGCTATCGTTTATCGGCATTTATTTGCTTACAATGGGTACATACGGCTTTCATATGAGGGAGGGGAGTCCTCTGGGGGATGGCCTGGTTCTATTGGCGGGCGTAAGCTGGGCTGTTTTTATTATCCTGGGTAAAAAAATGCTGGAACAATCTGCGGCTTCGGTATTTGAAATTGTAACAACCTTTGTTTTGGCAACGGTCGTTTTTCTGACGCCTTTGGCTGTTCTCTTTGAACCTTTTCCGACTCATTTCTCAGGACAGGAGCTGGAAATTGTGCTCTTAACGGCCATTGTTTTTACCAGTGTCCCGTTTTATTTTTGGTCGGTTAGTTTAAAAGGCTTGACGGCTACCCTGACATCTTTTCTGACCCTCACAGAGATTCTTTTTGCGGTTTTGTTTTCGGCCATTTTTCTCGGGGAGAGGCTGCAGGGGACCGAAATTATCGGGGGAATTTTGTTGGTTTTGGCCATTGTTGTCGTATCGCTGAGGCAATAA
- a CDS encoding alpha/beta hydrolase: MLEIPTVFYSDGHQLVGIRHYPEKPTEKVVVMCHGYTSHKGENKRLFVEMAREFARNGTMAFRFDFFGSGDSEGEFRETRVSQNIQNLKDALSTVRKMGFTKIFVLGISMGAATAILTLASEAADGLILWSTLPDFRKLFEVYTNGQLEGALKKVDVIEHEGWLVERGFILEALSFDIQKSFARLTLPKLIVQGDQDEPLFREGFEAFKKIASGPAKFVKIPGANHTYDTVQHRKQVISETMNWFREIA; encoded by the coding sequence ATGTTAGAAATTCCAACCGTCTTTTACAGTGACGGACATCAGCTGGTGGGAATCCGGCATTATCCGGAAAAGCCTACCGAAAAAGTTGTGGTTATGTGCCACGGGTACACCTCGCACAAGGGTGAAAATAAACGCCTGTTTGTGGAGATGGCCCGTGAATTCGCCAGAAACGGCACCATGGCATTTCGATTTGATTTTTTTGGGTCGGGTGACAGTGAAGGAGAATTCCGGGAAACGCGGGTCAGCCAAAATATTCAGAACCTGAAAGATGCGCTATCCACCGTTCGAAAAATGGGGTTTACGAAAATCTTTGTCCTTGGGATCAGTATGGGTGCCGCAACCGCCATTCTTACGCTGGCCAGCGAAGCCGCCGATGGTCTTATTTTGTGGTCTACCCTTCCGGATTTCCGGAAACTGTTTGAGGTCTACACCAATGGCCAGTTGGAAGGGGCTCTTAAAAAAGTGGATGTTATCGAACACGAGGGGTGGCTGGTCGAACGGGGATTCATCCTGGAGGCTCTTTCCTTCGACATACAAAAATCTTTTGCCAGGCTGACTCTTCCCAAATTAATTGTGCAGGGAGATCAGGATGAACCGCTTTTTCGGGAAGGGTTTGAGGCGTTCAAGAAGATAGCTTCCGGGCCGGCCAAATTTGTGAAAATCCCGGGAGCCAACCACACCTACGACACCGTACAACACAGAAAGCAGGTCATTTCCGAAACCATGAACTGGTTTCGGGAAATCGCCTAA
- a CDS encoding peptidase M64, which yields MKKQLIFLLVFFWIVPVQAKTGPDFSRFFRDRTLRMDYVHSGTKTTSLYSLNHFYEEGKWPGSTTNLVDTLNLGKYLLRVFDLKTNQLIYSYGYSTLFGEWQTTNEALEGTSRSFSETVRFPFPKRPVQITISERDRRNIFHEKFSTVVDPASRFISHESRIPENIDVKPLLKSGDPHKKVDIAVISDAYTLQEKGKFFSDAQKRIDVLLNTEPYKSHKNRINVWAVFAPSRESGPDQPRKRIFHNTAISTSFNSLDLPRYLMTTDNQALHDIAAAVPYDNIYILVNSSRYGGGAIYNFYAVCISDNVWSNYIFVHEFGHAFGGLADEYYSSKVTYNDFYPKGIEPWEPNITALLNPKNLKWKDLVTPGTPIPTPPDSVKYGHVVGAFEGAGYVAKGLYRPTLNSCIMFRKQSKKYCPVCQQAILRVIQFKSE from the coding sequence ATGAAAAAACAACTTATTTTTTTGCTTGTATTTTTTTGGATTGTACCGGTACAGGCCAAAACCGGGCCTGACTTTTCGCGCTTTTTTAGGGATCGAACCCTGCGGATGGATTACGTTCACTCGGGGACTAAAACCACCAGTCTTTACAGTTTGAACCATTTTTATGAAGAAGGCAAATGGCCGGGCAGTACCACCAATCTGGTAGACACGCTTAATTTGGGTAAATATCTTTTGCGTGTATTCGATTTAAAAACAAATCAGCTTATTTATTCTTACGGCTACAGCACACTTTTTGGGGAATGGCAAACGACTAATGAGGCTTTGGAGGGAACATCACGGTCGTTCTCGGAAACCGTGCGTTTTCCCTTTCCGAAACGCCCGGTTCAAATCACAATTTCCGAAAGGGATCGACGGAATATTTTTCACGAAAAATTTTCAACGGTCGTGGATCCGGCATCACGGTTCATCAGCCATGAATCGCGCATCCCCGAAAACATCGACGTTAAACCCCTTCTGAAATCGGGTGATCCTCACAAGAAAGTCGATATTGCGGTTATTTCGGACGCCTACACCCTTCAGGAAAAGGGGAAATTCTTCTCCGATGCCCAAAAACGAATAGACGTTTTGTTGAATACGGAGCCCTACAAATCGCATAAAAACAGAATAAACGTCTGGGCGGTGTTTGCTCCGTCCCGGGAATCGGGACCTGACCAGCCGCGAAAGAGAATCTTTCACAACACCGCCATCAGCACCAGTTTTAATTCACTGGATTTACCGCGTTATTTGATGACCACCGACAATCAGGCCCTGCACGATATTGCGGCGGCCGTTCCCTACGACAATATTTACATCCTGGTAAATTCTTCCCGATATGGCGGCGGGGCAATCTACAATTTTTACGCTGTGTGCATCTCGGATAATGTGTGGAGCAATTACATCTTTGTCCACGAATTCGGCCACGCCTTTGGCGGATTGGCTGACGAGTATTATTCCTCCAAGGTAACGTACAACGACTTTTACCCGAAAGGAATCGAGCCGTGGGAACCCAATATTACGGCACTGTTGAATCCCAAAAATTTGAAGTGGAAGGATTTGGTCACACCGGGAACTCCCATTCCCACGCCGCCGGATTCTGTGAAGTACGGGCATGTGGTAGGTGCGTTTGAGGGGGCGGGCTATGTGGCCAAGGGATTGTACCGGCCGACGCTAAACAGCTGTATCATGTTCCGGAAACAATCGAAAAAGTATTGTCCGGTGTGCCAACAGGCCATTTTGCGGGTAATTCAATTTAAATCAGAATAA